From one Geoalkalibacter halelectricus genomic stretch:
- a CDS encoding NYN domain-containing protein, with the protein MENVAILVDAEFFIKQYRAHHPEAVTPEKLAGGLYDICLRHLVSKKGNHRDRLYRVIVYDCPPMMKKVHHPITKRSIDLSKTKTAVERFTFHDELKKRRKVALRLGYIDQDNAAWSVPPSILRDLLQKKRSFEDLQEHEVNYIGRQKAVDMKIGLDIASLALKRMVNKIILIAGDSDFVPAAKLARREFWIEHGPQY; encoded by the coding sequence ATGGAAAATGTAGCCATTTTGGTTGACGCTGAATTTTTCATTAAGCAGTACCGTGCCCATCATCCCGAGGCAGTGACACCCGAGAAGTTGGCAGGTGGTCTTTACGACATATGTTTGAGGCACCTGGTCAGCAAGAAGGGAAACCACCGCGACCGGCTTTATCGGGTGATTGTTTATGATTGTCCGCCGATGATGAAGAAGGTTCATCATCCGATTACAAAAAGGTCCATCGACCTCTCCAAAACCAAGACGGCTGTCGAGCGGTTTACGTTTCATGACGAACTGAAAAAGCGTCGTAAGGTCGCTCTACGGTTGGGTTACATAGACCAGGATAATGCGGCATGGTCTGTTCCGCCATCCATCCTCAGGGATTTACTGCAAAAAAAGCGGTCTTTTGAAGATTTGCAGGAGCATGAAGTCAATTACATCGGTCGGCAGAAGGCTGTCGATATGAAAATCGGCCTCGATATTGCGTCTCTGGCGTTGAAGCGGATGGTCAATAAAATCATTTTGATCGCAGGGGACAGCGACTTTGTGCCGGCGGCGAAACTGGCTCGGCGCGAATTTTGGATTGAACATGGGCCTCAGTACTGA
- a CDS encoding ATP-binding protein, translating to MPLSARGRAGAFGVWTRRIAVCSRCPAREIIVWVFDNRILISNPGKLYGRLHIEDLHRDDYVSSLRNRLLAEVFYLTGDIERYGTGFVRIREALVDYPGLAIAVEEMGEFFKVELRHSTEQVAEQVCRLLTALDRPKTRRELQNPLQLQHREHFRSAYLRPALDAALIAMTPPEKPRAADRQYVLTEKGRKKLLHRIRVDSQN from the coding sequence GTGCCGTTATCTGCGCGGGGTCGGGCAGGCGCGTTCGGTGTTTGGACGCGCCGCATAGCCGTTTGCTCGCGGTGTCCTGCGCGGGAAATCATCGTCTGGGTGTTCGATAACCGGATTCTCATATCCAATCCAGGTAAGCTGTACGGCCGCTTACATATCGAGGATCTGCACCGCGACGATTATGTCTCTTCGTTGCGCAACCGTCTGTTGGCGGAAGTTTTTTATCTGACCGGAGATATTGAACGCTATGGTACGGGCTTTGTGCGAATCCGAGAAGCCTTGGTGGACTATCCAGGATTGGCAATTGCAGTTGAAGAAATGGGTGAGTTTTTTAAAGTTGAACTTCGTCATTCCACCGAGCAAGTTGCCGAGCAAGTATGCCGGTTGTTGACTGCGTTGGATCGTCCCAAAACACGTCGTGAACTTCAGAATCCATTGCAACTCCAGCATCGCGAACATTTTAGAAGTGCCTATCTTCGCCCCGCTTTGGATGCTGCCCTGATTGCTATGACCCCTCCGGAAAAACCACGCGCTGCAGACCGGCAGTATGTGCTCACAGAAAAAGGTCGGAAGAAATTACTCCATCGCATACGCGTCGATTCACAAAATTAA
- a CDS encoding polysaccharide biosynthesis protein, with the protein MFFNNRSLAIFGLKTAIILTAFFLAFLLRFDFQIPASQWRILSELLLPVLAIKLVVFWFFGMNHGWWRYVSLADVFDVFRANLVASLAVLLYVVFVHGVAGVPRSVLVLDGVFCFLLSCGVRFLTRAFRENYFPLLRSRPRNNERLLIVGAGNAGQMLVREIRSNSALNKTIVGFVDDDPLKLNRRFQGINVLGGQEQLARLCRKHKVQEVIIAIPSATGKQLRAIVERCQGAGVKFKTLPGVGDLIEGKVTVQQVRPVDLQDLLGRDQVRIEVERIKAFLSGKRVLVTGAAGSIGSEICRQVARFSPAKLVLFDNAESPLFYVEKELGENFPDIPLAAIIGDVRYRARVEAIFDEFQPQVVFHAAAYKHVPMMEHNPAEAANNNVRGTKIIADAAHEFKAESFVMISTDKAVRPTNIMGATKRAAELYVQDLSRRSKTHFVTVRFGNVLGSAGSVVPIFKSQIETGGPVKVTHPDVTRFFMTIPEATQLVLQAGSMGKGGEIFLLDMGEPVKILHLAEQLIRLSGMRPFEDIEIVFTGLRPGEKLYEELLLEGEGIMPTSHEKIRVARAAFCESKILSRHIEELYQAERAMDMDRVRLLLRTIVPEYQPPEPGNPEYERLFVESDRRQTSDGAVIDLAERRRQRPQVAGEKVG; encoded by the coding sequence ATGTTTTTCAATAATCGGTCTCTTGCTATTTTTGGTCTTAAGACAGCCATCATTCTGACGGCTTTTTTTCTCGCCTTCCTGCTGCGCTTCGATTTTCAGATTCCTGCCTCGCAATGGCGCATTCTGTCCGAACTGCTGCTGCCGGTGCTGGCCATCAAGTTGGTGGTTTTCTGGTTTTTCGGTATGAATCACGGCTGGTGGCGCTACGTGTCGCTGGCCGATGTCTTCGATGTGTTCCGGGCCAATCTGGTCGCTTCCCTGGCGGTGCTGCTCTATGTGGTCTTCGTTCACGGGGTAGCCGGGGTGCCGCGCTCGGTTCTGGTTCTGGACGGGGTTTTTTGTTTTTTGCTCTCCTGCGGGGTGCGTTTTTTGACCCGTGCCTTCCGGGAAAATTACTTTCCCCTGCTGCGCAGCCGGCCCAGGAATAACGAGCGCCTGTTGATCGTGGGCGCCGGCAACGCCGGGCAGATGCTGGTGCGCGAAATCCGCTCGAATTCCGCCCTCAACAAGACCATCGTCGGTTTTGTCGACGATGATCCACTCAAACTCAATCGCCGCTTCCAGGGTATCAACGTCCTCGGCGGGCAGGAGCAGTTGGCCCGATTGTGCCGCAAGCACAAGGTTCAGGAAGTGATCATCGCCATTCCCTCGGCGACCGGCAAGCAACTGCGCGCCATCGTCGAGCGCTGCCAGGGTGCCGGGGTGAAATTCAAGACCCTGCCTGGGGTGGGCGATCTTATCGAGGGCAAGGTAACGGTGCAGCAGGTGCGTCCCGTGGATCTTCAGGATCTTTTGGGGCGGGACCAGGTGCGCATCGAGGTCGAACGGATCAAGGCTTTTTTGAGCGGCAAGCGGGTTTTGGTCACGGGGGCGGCGGGCAGCATCGGCAGCGAGATCTGCCGGCAGGTGGCGCGCTTTTCACCAGCCAAGCTGGTGCTGTTCGACAACGCCGAATCGCCCTTGTTCTACGTCGAAAAGGAACTCGGCGAAAATTTCCCCGATATTCCCCTGGCCGCCATCATCGGTGACGTGCGCTACCGGGCGCGGGTCGAGGCCATTTTCGATGAATTCCAGCCCCAGGTGGTGTTTCACGCAGCGGCCTATAAGCATGTGCCCATGATGGAGCACAACCCGGCGGAAGCGGCCAACAACAACGTGCGCGGCACCAAGATCATCGCCGACGCTGCTCATGAGTTCAAGGCCGAGAGCTTTGTCATGATCTCCACGGACAAGGCGGTCAGGCCCACCAATATCATGGGCGCGACCAAGCGCGCCGCCGAACTCTACGTGCAGGATCTCAGCCGCCGCAGCAAGACCCATTTCGTGACGGTGCGCTTCGGGAACGTGCTGGGCAGCGCCGGCAGCGTGGTGCCGATTTTCAAGTCGCAGATCGAAACCGGAGGACCGGTCAAGGTGACTCATCCGGACGTGACGCGCTTTTTCATGACCATTCCCGAGGCGACCCAGTTGGTGTTGCAGGCCGGCAGCATGGGCAAGGGGGGAGAGATTTTCCTGCTCGATATGGGCGAGCCGGTCAAGATTCTGCATCTGGCCGAGCAACTGATCCGCCTGTCGGGGATGCGCCCCTTTGAGGATATCGAAATCGTCTTCACCGGCCTGCGCCCCGGCGAAAAGCTCTACGAGGAGCTTTTGCTGGAGGGCGAGGGCATCATGCCGACCTCCCACGAAAAGATTCGGGTGGCGCGCGCCGCCTTCTGCGAGTCGAAAATCCTTTCGCGGCACATTGAAGAGCTCTATCAGGCCGAACGGGCCATGGATATGGACCGCGTGCGGTTGCTGCTGCGCACCATCGTGCCCGAATACCAGCCTCCGGAGCCGGGCAACCCCGAATATGAGCGGCTTTTTGTGGAATCCGACCGGCGACAGACCAGCGACGGGGCCGTGATCGATCTGGCCGAACGGCGCCGGCAGCGCCCCCAGGTGGCGGGGGAAAAGGTGGGCTGA
- a CDS encoding type II toxin-antitoxin system RelE/ParE family toxin — translation MSHYHLVISFAARDDLKDIYQFSLRNWGQKQSFRYLENLKQCLWSLTERPHLGMERPEVLPEIRSFPVESHVVFYQVRSKHIEIVRVLHARQDPNRHIK, via the coding sequence ATGAGCCATTACCATCTGGTCATCTCATTCGCGGCACGAGATGACCTCAAGGACATTTATCAATTTAGCCTGCGAAACTGGGGGCAGAAACAGTCATTCAGGTATCTCGAAAACCTCAAACAATGTCTCTGGTCGCTGACTGAACGCCCCCACCTTGGCATGGAACGCCCCGAGGTTCTACCTGAAATCCGAAGCTTTCCTGTAGAAAGTCACGTCGTGTTTTATCAGGTGCGATCCAAGCACATCGAGATTGTTCGCGTGCTACATGCCAGACAGGATCCCAACCGGCATATCAAATAG
- a CDS encoding four helix bundle protein: protein MQGRGFESLVVYQLAERLADEIWKIVSGWDRLAAETVGRQMIRAADSIGANIAEGSGRGTYQDNRRFVKIARGSLFEVRHWLRRAFSRGLLTPEQVKLTKPLIAELGPRLNAYLNSIGKSSENQ, encoded by the coding sequence ATGCAGGGGCGGGGGTTTGAATCCTTGGTGGTTTATCAGTTGGCGGAGAGGCTTGCGGATGAAATCTGGAAAATCGTTTCTGGTTGGGATCGGTTGGCAGCGGAAACGGTCGGACGACAAATGATTCGTGCCGCCGACAGTATTGGCGCCAACATCGCCGAAGGAAGCGGTCGTGGAACCTATCAGGATAATAGACGGTTTGTGAAAATCGCGCGCGGTTCGCTTTTCGAGGTGCGCCATTGGTTGCGGCGTGCCTTTTCTCGGGGCCTGTTGACCCCGGAACAGGTCAAGTTGACCAAGCCTCTGATCGCCGAACTCGGCCCCAGACTCAACGCCTACCTGAACTCCATCGGAAAATCTTCTGAAAATCAATAG
- a CDS encoding four helix bundle protein, with protein sequence MEKPHKKLNVWQKAVDLSVDTYRITESFPKSELFGLVSQMRRAAVSVPANIAEGAARTGAKDQLHFLNIARASLSELDTHLEIALRIKLVSGTDAQLVSSLMTDVDRLLYGYMKSVRKLVS encoded by the coding sequence ATGGAAAAGCCGCATAAAAAATTAAATGTCTGGCAGAAAGCGGTTGATTTGTCGGTAGATACATATCGTATTACAGAATCTTTTCCCAAATCTGAGCTTTTTGGCCTCGTCAGTCAAATGCGCCGTGCCGCAGTAAGTGTGCCTGCAAATATTGCAGAAGGGGCAGCGAGGACAGGGGCAAAAGATCAGCTGCACTTTCTGAATATAGCCAGAGCCTCATTAAGCGAACTTGACACTCATTTGGAAATAGCCCTAAGAATAAAATTAGTGTCTGGCACAGATGCTCAGCTCGTCTCATCTTTGATGACCGATGTGGATCGTCTGCTTTACGGATACATGAAATCAGTTAGAAAATTAGTGAGTTGA
- a CDS encoding type II toxin-antitoxin system ParD family antitoxin, producing the protein MHISLTPELESRIKAKVESGLYNNASEVVREALRFMDAHEDWIHEIKLACLREQLQTGVDQLKKGQGVRVQSRKELDDLFSALQGEPHP; encoded by the coding sequence ATGCACATCTCATTGACCCCGGAATTGGAATCCCGAATTAAAGCCAAGGTTGAAAGCGGCCTCTACAACAACGCCAGCGAGGTTGTCCGGGAAGCGCTGCGCTTTATGGACGCTCACGAGGATTGGATCCATGAGATCAAACTCGCTTGTCTGCGCGAGCAGCTCCAAACTGGTGTTGACCAACTCAAGAAGGGGCAAGGGGTTAGGGTTCAATCAAGAAAGGAACTGGACGATCTGTTTTCCGCCCTCCAGGGCGAGCCTCATCCATGA
- a CDS encoding MBL fold metallo-hydrolase RNA specificity domain-containing protein — MNGFPAILHHGGKDGVTGSCHELRVDVDNGILIDCGLFQGEDAEIRPSVSPTSSLEIDFPLSHIKALVVTHAHIDHVGRIPYLLAAGFDGPIYCSEPTALLLPLVLEDALKIGFTRNTRLIDQFLAHLQERLVPLPYGHWRHIPLSTGTRLDIKLQRAGHILGSAFVECRIRPSSPGPKGSSQCLSTKDQGPGTRDSSYPSDLRVLFSGDLGAPYAPLLPAPRGPWGADLVVLESTYGDRVHEDRRSRRARLRAVLEHALRDRGAVLVPAFSIGRTQELLYEMEAIIHGQPKRQAAPGVAWEDLEIIVDSPLASRFTDAYRQLKPFWDAEAQRRLRAGRHPLSFEQLTTIDSHADHERAVAYLQRTRRPCVVIAGSGMCAGGRIVNYLKALLGDPATDVLFVGYQARGTPGHAIQRFGPRGGYVMLDGARVDIRARIHTLSGYSAHADQRNLVDFIRRMRRRPKLVHLVHGEAAAKQALAHELEELGVRVQS; from the coding sequence GTGAATGGTTTTCCCGCGATTCTCCACCACGGGGGCAAGGACGGCGTCACCGGTTCCTGCCATGAGCTGCGCGTGGATGTCGACAACGGCATTCTCATCGATTGCGGCTTGTTCCAGGGTGAAGATGCCGAAATTCGCCCCTCCGTTTCTCCGACGTCTTCCCTGGAAATCGATTTTCCCCTCAGCCACATCAAGGCCCTGGTGGTCACTCATGCCCATATCGATCACGTGGGGCGCATCCCCTATCTGTTGGCCGCCGGGTTTGACGGCCCCATCTATTGCAGCGAGCCGACCGCCCTGCTGCTGCCCCTGGTTCTGGAAGACGCCCTGAAAATCGGCTTTACCCGCAACACACGGCTCATCGATCAATTCCTCGCTCATCTGCAAGAGCGCCTGGTCCCGCTGCCCTACGGCCACTGGCGGCACATCCCCCTGAGCACCGGCACGCGCCTCGACATCAAACTCCAGCGCGCCGGGCATATTCTGGGCTCGGCCTTCGTCGAATGCCGCATCCGACCCTCATCCCCCGGCCCCAAGGGTTCTTCTCAGTGCCTTTCAACCAAGGACCAGGGACCAGGGACAAGGGACAGCTCCTACCCTTCCGACCTGCGGGTTCTCTTTTCCGGCGATCTCGGCGCCCCTTATGCGCCGCTGCTGCCGGCGCCCCGCGGGCCCTGGGGCGCCGATCTGGTGGTGCTGGAAAGCACCTACGGAGATCGCGTGCACGAGGATCGACGCAGCCGCCGCGCGCGCTTGCGTGCGGTGCTCGAACATGCCCTGCGCGATCGCGGGGCGGTGCTGGTGCCGGCCTTCAGCATCGGGCGCACCCAGGAGCTGCTCTACGAGATGGAAGCCATCATTCATGGGCAGCCCAAACGGCAGGCAGCGCCAGGTGTCGCCTGGGAGGATCTGGAAATCATCGTCGATTCGCCCCTGGCGAGCCGCTTTACCGATGCCTATCGGCAGTTGAAACCTTTCTGGGATGCCGAGGCGCAACGGCGGTTGCGTGCCGGGCGCCATCCCCTGTCATTTGAGCAACTCACCACCATCGACAGCCACGCCGACCATGAACGCGCGGTGGCCTATCTGCAACGTACCCGCCGCCCCTGCGTGGTGATCGCCGGCAGCGGCATGTGCGCCGGCGGGCGCATCGTCAACTACCTCAAGGCGCTGCTCGGCGACCCTGCCACGGATGTGCTGTTCGTCGGCTATCAGGCGCGGGGCACCCCGGGGCATGCCATTCAGCGGTTTGGCCCGCGCGGCGGTTATGTTATGCTCGACGGCGCGCGCGTCGATATCCGCGCCCGGATCCATACTCTTTCGGGCTACAGCGCCCACGCCGATCAGCGCAACCTGGTGGATTTCATCCGCCGCATGCGCCGCCGTCCCAAGCTGGTGCATCTGGTGCACGGCGAGGCCGCGGCCAAGCAGGCCCTTGCGCATGAGCTGGAGGAGTTGGGCGTTCGCGTGCAGAGTTGA
- a CDS encoding ATP-binding protein, with protein MADEFPLYPRLIKTRVAEAMLDTPVVLLAGPRQAGKTTLVRQLANQHMRYLTLDDELTLLAAREDPVGMVRSLDRAVIDEIQRAPQLLLAIKKSVDEDRRAGRFLLTGSANLMVLPTVADSLAGRMETLTLLPLSQSELHGSSANWIDMAFAGRLPEVSVPVVGPDLVDAVLRGGYPEAVLRAEARRRTAWARHYIDALIKRDVRDVAGIDKLDHLPRFLRALAQMAGQMCNYTQLGGQVDLDAKTAARYIGIFEQMFLLQRIDVYARNRLSRVVKTPKVQFLDSGLLSALLDLTVDAVQRDRTRFGLVLENFVFAEIRKHASMAESDCRLLYYRDHDQNEVDLVVENVMGDVIGIEVKAAATVRESDLRGLKRLSVVAGDTFKLGVLLYDGTETLPLGDRLWAAPLSSLWGSGA; from the coding sequence ATGGCAGATGAATTTCCCTTATATCCCAGGTTGATAAAAACCCGCGTCGCCGAGGCCATGCTAGATACCCCGGTAGTGCTCCTGGCTGGTCCGCGGCAGGCAGGTAAAACGACGCTGGTTCGTCAACTGGCGAACCAGCACATGCGCTATCTGACCCTGGACGACGAACTGACGCTTCTGGCTGCTCGGGAAGACCCGGTGGGGATGGTGCGCAGTCTTGACCGAGCGGTTATCGACGAGATCCAGCGCGCGCCGCAACTGCTGCTGGCGATCAAAAAAAGCGTCGACGAAGATAGACGCGCGGGGCGGTTTTTGCTCACCGGTTCGGCCAACCTCATGGTCTTGCCCACAGTCGCCGACTCCCTGGCCGGACGGATGGAGACCCTGACTCTGCTGCCTTTGTCCCAAAGTGAGCTGCACGGTTCGTCGGCCAACTGGATAGACATGGCGTTTGCAGGTCGCCTTCCTGAAGTTTCTGTCCCTGTGGTAGGGCCCGACCTGGTCGATGCGGTGCTGCGGGGCGGTTATCCCGAAGCGGTCTTGCGTGCTGAAGCGCGTCGGCGTACAGCTTGGGCACGACACTATATCGATGCTTTGATCAAGCGCGATGTGCGTGATGTGGCCGGGATCGACAAGCTTGACCATCTGCCGCGCTTTTTGCGGGCGTTGGCACAGATGGCCGGCCAGATGTGCAATTATACGCAACTAGGCGGTCAGGTTGATTTGGATGCTAAAACAGCCGCTCGTTATATCGGGATTTTTGAGCAGATGTTCCTGCTTCAGCGCATTGATGTGTACGCGCGCAATCGTCTCAGCCGGGTGGTCAAGACGCCAAAAGTTCAGTTCCTTGACTCTGGATTGCTTTCGGCGCTGCTGGATCTGACCGTCGATGCGGTTCAGCGGGATCGTACACGCTTCGGACTGGTACTTGAAAACTTCGTTTTTGCCGAAATACGCAAGCATGCTTCTATGGCGGAATCGGATTGCCGCCTGCTTTACTATCGGGACCACGATCAGAACGAGGTGGATCTGGTGGTTGAAAACGTCATGGGCGATGTGATCGGCATTGAAGTCAAGGCCGCCGCCACCGTCCGGGAGAGTGATTTGCGTGGACTCAAGCGGCTCTCGGTGGTTGCAGGAGATACCTTCAAGCTTGGGGTTCTTCTTTATGACGGCACTGAAACCCTGCCCCTGGGTGATCGTCTTTGGGCAGCACCTTTGTCGAGCTTGTGGGGCAGTGGGGCGTAA
- a CDS encoding mannose-1-phosphate guanylyltransferase/mannose-6-phosphate isomerase gives MIIPVILSGGAGTRLWPLSRELYPKQLLPLAGEHTMLQETALRLEGLSALGAPLVVCNEAHRFMVAEQMRRIGRTPAAILLEPLGRNTAPAVAVAALQALDGGEDPLLLVLPADHVIAQPEALRAAIESGAPLAREGRLMTFGIVPTAPETGYGYIRADRACPLSFVTGHLLKGKDQGTGMEDATAFAVAQFVEKPDSATAQRYLDSGEYFWNSGMFLFKASRYLEELERLAPAMLRWCRAALEQAVRDLDFIRLDAEAFAACPGNSIDYAVMEKTDAAAVIPLAAGWNDVGSWSALWEIGARDADGNVRRGDVLTSGTRNCYLHAERRLIAAVGLEDHIVVETADAVLVAHRDRVQEVKDIVAQLKAQGREEALLHRRVNRPWGSYEGLVQDGRFQVKRISVNPGASLSRQLHHHRAEHWVVVRGTARVTRGEETFILAENESTFIPLGTEHRLENPGKIPLEMIEVQSGSYLGEDDIVRFEDQYGR, from the coding sequence ATGATCATCCCCGTCATTCTCTCCGGCGGTGCCGGAACGCGGCTCTGGCCGCTGTCGCGTGAGCTTTATCCCAAGCAGCTGTTGCCCCTGGCGGGCGAGCATACCATGTTGCAGGAGACGGCCCTGCGCCTGGAGGGGCTGAGCGCCTTGGGTGCGCCCCTGGTGGTGTGCAACGAGGCGCACCGCTTCATGGTGGCCGAGCAGATGCGCCGGATCGGCCGCACCCCGGCGGCGATTTTGCTTGAACCCCTGGGACGCAACACCGCCCCGGCGGTGGCGGTGGCGGCCTTGCAGGCCCTGGACGGCGGTGAGGATCCGCTGCTGCTGGTGTTGCCCGCCGATCATGTGATCGCCCAGCCCGAGGCCCTGCGCGCGGCCATCGAGAGCGGCGCGCCCCTGGCGCGGGAAGGGCGGCTGATGACTTTCGGCATCGTCCCCACCGCGCCGGAAACTGGCTATGGTTACATACGCGCTGATCGCGCGTGTCCTTTGTCATTTGTCACTGGTCATTTGTTGAAAGGCAAGGACCAAGGAACGGGGATGGAGGACGCTACTGCGTTTGCCGTCGCCCAGTTCGTTGAAAAGCCGGATTCGGCGACGGCGCAAAGGTATCTGGATTCGGGGGAGTATTTCTGGAACAGCGGCATGTTTTTGTTCAAGGCGTCGCGTTACCTGGAGGAGTTGGAGCGGCTGGCGCCGGCGATGCTGCGCTGGTGCCGCGCGGCTCTGGAACAGGCGGTGCGGGATCTGGATTTCATTCGCCTGGATGCCGAGGCCTTCGCCGCCTGTCCGGGCAATTCCATCGACTACGCGGTGATGGAGAAGACCGATGCGGCGGCGGTGATCCCCCTGGCGGCGGGCTGGAACGATGTGGGCTCCTGGTCGGCCCTGTGGGAGATCGGGGCGCGCGACGCCGACGGCAACGTGCGGCGCGGCGATGTGTTGACCAGCGGCACCCGCAACTGCTACCTGCACGCCGAGCGCCGTTTGATCGCGGCGGTGGGGCTTGAGGATCACATCGTCGTCGAGACCGCCGACGCGGTGCTGGTGGCGCATCGCGACCGGGTGCAGGAGGTCAAGGACATCGTCGCTCAGCTCAAGGCGCAGGGCCGCGAGGAGGCGCTGCTGCACCGGCGCGTCAATCGTCCCTGGGGCAGCTACGAAGGGCTGGTGCAGGACGGGCGCTTTCAGGTTAAGCGCATCAGCGTCAACCCCGGCGCCAGCCTCTCGCGCCAACTCCACCATCACCGCGCCGAGCATTGGGTGGTGGTGCGCGGCACCGCGCGCGTCACCCGCGGCGAGGAAACCTTCATCCTCGCCGAGAACGAATCGACCTTCATCCCCCTGGGCACCGAACACCGCCTGGAAAACCCCGGCAAGATCCCCCTGGAAATGATCGAAGTGCAAAGCGGCAGCTATCTGGGCGAGGATGATATTGTGCGGTTTGAGGATCAATATGGCCGCTAG
- a CDS encoding UDP-glucose 4-epimerase family protein, producing the protein MSTILITGATGFVGRGLCSRLKTEGRDFRRAVRRQTPEEDTHAVGDIGPDTSWSEALNGIDTVIHLAARAHIMNESASDPLREFRRVNVDGTLNLARQAAAAGIKRFIFLSTIKVNGEQTLPGLPFTEISPSAPEDPYGISKHEAEQGLAEIARETGMEVVIIRPPLVYGPGVKGNFASMMRWIAKGIPLPLGAIHNQRSLVALDNLVDFIITCLDHPAAANQTFLVADGEDLSTTDLLRRVGQAMGKPARLIPVPVGLLKAGAALLGKQAMAQRLCGNLQVDISKAREVLGWEPPVGVDEGLKRAARERDSK; encoded by the coding sequence ATGTCAACCATTCTAATCACCGGCGCTACGGGTTTTGTCGGCCGTGGGCTCTGTTCGCGCCTAAAGACAGAAGGGCGTGATTTCCGCCGTGCCGTTCGCCGTCAAACGCCTGAAGAAGATACCCACGCGGTCGGCGACATCGGCCCTGACACCTCATGGAGCGAGGCGCTAAACGGCATCGACACCGTCATTCACCTGGCCGCACGCGCGCATATCATGAACGAGAGCGCAAGCGATCCCCTGCGGGAATTTCGCCGCGTCAATGTGGATGGAACTCTCAACCTGGCCCGCCAAGCGGCAGCAGCTGGGATCAAGCGTTTCATCTTTTTGAGTACCATCAAGGTCAATGGTGAGCAGACCTTGCCGGGATTGCCTTTTACCGAAATTTCTCCGTCCGCTCCGGAAGATCCCTATGGCATCTCAAAGCACGAGGCGGAGCAGGGGCTTGCCGAAATCGCTCGCGAAACGGGGATGGAGGTTGTCATCATCCGCCCCCCCCTGGTGTACGGCCCCGGCGTAAAGGGAAATTTCGCAAGCATGATGCGCTGGATCGCCAAAGGCATCCCCCTGCCGCTCGGCGCCATCCACAACCAGCGCAGCCTGGTCGCCCTCGACAACCTCGTCGACTTCATCATCACCTGCCTCGATCACCCCGCCGCCGCCAACCAGACTTTTCTCGTCGCCGACGGCGAAGATCTCTCCACCACCGACCTGCTGCGCCGGGTCGGCCAGGCCATGGGCAAGCCCGCCCGCTTGATTCCGGTGCCTGTGGGACTGCTCAAAGCCGGTGCCGCCCTGCTCGGCAAACAGGCTATGGCGCAGCGTTTGTGCGGTAATTTGCAGGTGGATATTTCAAAGGCGCGGGAGGTGCTGGGATGGGAGCCGCCGGTTGGTGTGGATGAGGGGTTGAAGAGGGCAGCGAGGGAGCGAGATAGCAAGTAG